DNA from Ammospiza caudacuta isolate bAmmCau1 chromosome 6, bAmmCau1.pri, whole genome shotgun sequence:
AACGTCCCCCACTCACCACACCGATGGAGGTGAAAGCAGCCACCGTGTTGATGAGGGTGGGCACGATGCCGAACTTGCCGGCCTAGGGGAGCAAAGCCCTTGTTGGCCAGGGTCCCCAACCCCCTGTGACCCCACAAGTCCCCGGCCCCGCACGTACGCTGCCATACACCAGGACATCGAAGCGGATCCCAAAGGCCTTGATGAGGGTGCGGCGCTCGGAGCCGTCGGGCCAGCGATAGTACCTGGCGTGCCTGCggtgacacggggacatggggacatggtgacaggagctgtgccaggcagtgcACACCCCTGTGCCGTGCGTGTCCTGGCCATACCTGAAGTTGTATCCAGGGGCAGGGGTCCGGGCCAGGCTGTCCAGGCGGGTGAAGGAGTAGCGGGGCAGGCAGCGCTCCCAGGCCCGGTCCAGGTCACACACCCACCCGATCTTGATCCCCAGCAcccccccctgccccagccccacatcaGCACCACGGACCCTGGCCCCATGGCGCCAAGTCCCCACAGCTTCACAGTCCTGcatccccatggccctgcactCCATGTCCTATGAACCCACAGCCACATTCTCATCTCCCCAAGTTCCACATCCCCCTGCACCCCATGTCTCCAGTCTCCATGTCTGTAcaccccatgtccccgtgtcacacatcccaaaccccatccgTGTCCCAGTGTCAAGCCCCACATCATCACTCTGTCCCGTGTTCCTGTATCCCCATGTCCTCTTCCCAACATCCTCATCCCTGcgtcccgtgtccccatgtTATGCAAGCCCATGTCCCCGTCTTCCATGTCCACATCCCACCACCCCATATCCCCCCATccatgtcccatgtccccatgtcccacatCCCatgtctctgtgtccccaagTCCCACATCCCatgtctctgtgtccccaagTCCCATGTCCCTATGCCCTTCCACCCCACGCACTTGtacccctgtgtccccacaccCACGCCATTGTCCCCCCGTGCCTCCCGTGTCCCTGCTCACGGTGGCAGCCAGCGCAGGGAAGTCCTGCCCAGCCAGACGTGCCACGTCCCCCAGGCGCAGgatggggcacaggggctgcagctgtgggtggAAGCGACACCGGCCCAGCTCCACCCCACTGCCAGGGGGTGGCAGGTTGgtcctggggacacaggaggaCACCGAGGGATGTGCCATCAGGCAGCAGTCTGGGGTTCATGGACCCCCATCCCAGTATCTCCCCACCATCTTGtgcctgtgtccccatgtcccctgtccaTGTCCCTGTGTTACCCCACACCCTGTCCTcatgtccccccgtgtccccccgtggCTTGTGCCACTCACTTCTCGAAGCCAAAGAGCGGGAAGCGGATGCTGTTCTTGATGAGGAGGGTGAAGTTCTCAGCTTCCAGCATGACGGGACTGGAGGAAGGGGGGTGACGCTGAGGACATGGCAGGGGGCAtgtcccctgctcctccctgtgtCCTCCCAGCCCCACTTACACATCAATGGTGTCCACCTCGGGCGGGCACCAGCCCTGGATCTCGCAGGTGCGCAGGGTCGCGTTGTAGGGGACGCAGCGCCCTGTCagcacccctgggacccccaaccCTGTCAGCACCCATGGGACCTCGGGCCCTGAACTGtcagcagccctgggacccccaacCCTGTCAGCACACCAGGCACCTGGGCTTCTGAACTCTGTCAGCACCCCTGTGACTCCTCTACTCCCATCAGTACCCTCGGGGGCATCTCTGAGACCCCGGACCCCCATAGgcacccctgggacccccggACCACTGTCAgcacctctgccagcagcactgagacCCCAGACCCCCTTCAGCTCTCTTGCGACCCCCAGACCACTGTCAGACCCCCGGGAGCACCCCTGAGACCCCAGATCTCTGTCAACACCCCGGCGATCCTCATACCTCTGTCAGTACCCTCGGGAGCACCCCTGCGACGCCAGACCCCCATCAGCACCCCGGGGATCCCCATACCCCCTTTGGCACCCCTGGGACCCTGAACCTccgctcccccagccctccagcTCCAGAGCCCCGGGCCCCCCCAGCCCACCGAGCCCACCGAGGGTCCCTCACTCCCGCCCGCGGTGGCTCCCGCGGTCCCTCGGTGCCCTGAGCCCCGTTGCCAGCGGGTCCCTCACCGTTGCTCGTGCCCGGGCTCAGCTCCCGGCAGTCCCGGTCCGCCGAGCAG
Protein-coding regions in this window:
- the P2RX3 gene encoding P2X purinoceptor 3, yielding MSLPSSRTRWVSDFFSYETTKSVVVKSWVVGVVNRGVQLLILTYFVGWVFLHEKAYQVRDTAIESSVVTKVKGVGRYAGQVMDTADYVTPPQGTSVFVVVTKQIRTEEQAQGVCPESEAAFHCSADRDCRELSPGTSNGVLTGRCVPYNATLRTCEIQGWCPPEVDTIDVPVMLEAENFTLLIKNSIRFPLFGFEKTNLPPPGSGVELGRCRFHPQLQPLCPILRLGDVARLAGQDFPALAATGGVLGIKIGWVCDLDRAWERCLPRYSFTRLDSLARTPAPGYNFRHARYYRWPDGSERRTLIKAFGIRFDVLVYGSAGKFGIVPTLINTVAAFTSIGVGTVLCDIILLNFLKGAEHYKARKFEEVSEAGVPATPSACPPGALGTCSRDKQSTDSGTFSLGL